One Oncorhynchus masou masou isolate Uvic2021 chromosome 27, UVic_Omas_1.1, whole genome shotgun sequence genomic window carries:
- the LOC135516019 gene encoding metalloproteinase inhibitor 3-like, which produces MQSLCHQLLSLLFVFSSLQIYQLTEACSCALSHPQDAYCNSDIVIRAKVVGKKLLKDGPFGTMRYTVKQMKMYKGFNKMQHVQHIYTDASESLCGVKFDINKYQYLITGRVFDGKVYTGLCNFNQPWERLSLAQKKGINHRYQLGCNCRIKPCHYLPCFVTSKNECLWTDMLSHFGYPGYQSRHYACIQQKEGYCSWYRGMAGRDKTTINSTDP; this is translated from the exons ATGCAGTCCCTCTGTCACCAACTGCTCAGCTTGCTGTTCGTTTTCAGCAGCCTTCAGATTTATCAACTCACAGAGGCTTGCTCGTGTGCTCTGTCGCACCCGCAAGATGCGTACTGCAACTCTGACATAG TGATCCGTGCCAAAGTGGTGGGCAAGAAGTTACTGAAGGATGGGCCTTTTGGCACCATGCGTTACACGGTCAAACAGATGAAG ATGTACAAAGGATTCAACAAAATGCAGCACGTTCAGCACATTTACACAGATGCATCTGAGAGTTTGTGTGGAGTCAAGTTCGACATCAACAAGTACCAGTATCTGATCACAG gccGCGTGTTTGACGGCAAGGTCTACACCGGGCTGTGTAATTTCAACCAGCCATGGGAGCGCCTCTCGCTGGCCCAGAAGAAGGGCATCAACCACCGCTACCAGCTGGGCTGCAACTGCAGG ATTAAGCCCTGCCACTACCTGCCCTGCTTTGTGACCTCAAAGAACGAGTGCCTGTGGACGGACATGCTGTCCCACTTCGGCTACCCCGGCTACCAGTCCCGGCACTACGCCTGTATCCAGCAGAAAGAGGGCTACTGCAGCTGGTACCGGGGGATGGCTGGCCGTGACAAAACCACCATCAACTCCACCGACCCCTGA